A window from Salvia miltiorrhiza cultivar Shanhuang (shh) chromosome 2, IMPLAD_Smil_shh, whole genome shotgun sequence encodes these proteins:
- the LOC131009827 gene encoding (S)-coclaurine N-methyltransferase-like, which produces MPIAIKTEEPKYQHYEVPTSFFKLVLGKHLKYSCCFFLDKSSTLEDAEKAMLELYCERSQMKDNYSVLDVGCGWGSLSLYLAQKYPNSQIIGICNSTTQKSHIEEQCRYMLFFFV; this is translated from the exons ATGCCGATAGCAATCAAGACAGAAGAGCCCAAGTATCAACATTATGAAGTTCCAACCTCTTTCTTCAAGCTCGTTCTTGGGAAGCATCTAAAATACAG TTGCTGCTTCTTCCTAGACAAGTCGAGCACATTAGAGGATGCTGAGAAGGCAATGCTGGAGCTATACTGCGAGAGGTCGCAGATGAAAGACAACTATTCTGTTCTTGACGTCGGCTGTGGCTGGGGATCGCTTTCTCTGTATTTAGCACAAAAGTACCCTAATTCCCAGATTATTGGGATTTGCAATTCAACAACACAAAAGTCACACATTGAGGAGCAGTGTCGGTACATGCTCTTTTTCTTTGTATAA
- the LOC131010800 gene encoding SUMO-conjugating enzyme SCE1-like, with the protein MSVGISQARLAEERKAWRKNHPYGFVARPETTSDGSVNLMVWHCLIPGKSNTEWEGGYYPLTMHFSEDYPSKPPKCKFPPNFFHPNIYPSGTVCLSILSEDSGWRPAITVKQILVGIQDLLDQPNASDPAQTDGYQLFTQQPEEYKKRVRQQAKKYPSPV; encoded by the exons ATGTCAGTGGGCATATCGCAAGCTCGCCTCGCCGAGGAGCGCAAGGCATGGCGCAAGAATCACCCATAC GGTTTTGTGGCGCGACCTGAGACTACTTCGGATGGTTCGGTCAATTTGATGGTGTGGCATTGCCTCATCCCTGGTAAATCAAAC ACGGAGTGGGAGGGCGGCTACTATCCTCTCACGATGCATTTTAGCGAAGACTATCCTAGCAAACCACCCAAGTGCAAGTTCCCTCCGAATTTCTTCCACCCTAATATATACCCGTCTGGGACAGTATGTTTGTCGATCCTCAGTGAGGACAGT GGTTGGAGACCGGCCATCACGGTGAAGCAAATTCTTGTTGGTATTCAGGATCTACTAGACCAGCCGAATGCAAGTGATCCTGCCCAAACCGATGGCTATCAGCTTTTCACGCAG CAACCTGAGGAGTACAAGAAACGGGTGCGCCAGCAGGCCAAGAAATATCCATCTCCGGTCTAG
- the LOC131010799 gene encoding uncharacterized protein LOC131010799, producing the protein MIGWLHAALIAVSAAFLALVLFLIIRRWARPRSNDAAAERGQNLQSGIARLHQVSPHHHHLDAKASYQLFRRGAPPKPAFSWADHPSLVTDAVEHGWPRFAFTAVAVQSSPSVRSARSLLGACATGDHGGDRGVEVGWEVCEGSADFMQKIRLNPDVKSAGSSSIAAAAVIRTALPLPGPNLGNSSFPQEAYFEVTVVACSENSNQANRERRGRSEGDDKIKLIDEDFNAKNSPDSLNHGASSHSQRRSKVEEGIIAKNEAVLLCVGLTGLNPLPFRIPGTFPASIGFNSTGSLSLDGTKLVPESEADNWGRTDKVVGCGYNPGQRKVFFTVDSQVVHEIQCKTEDYCTPLYPTLAANGDVVLLVNLGQSPFRFAPANMQRTPNPCFIGPMGTSPALGFEDSKELFSMGRIDSLWMQRSAARSNNNTVNSIKAMEEYDQESEGDLFEIVLESSGRSPYTTLNIH; encoded by the exons ATGATCGGATGGCTACACGCAGCTCTAATAGCAGTCTCCGCAGCATTCCTAGCGCTCGTATTGTTCCTAATAATACGACGATGGGCTCGACCTAGAAGCAACGACGCCGCCGCTGAGAGGGGGCAGAATTTGCAGAGCGGCATAGCGAGGCTCCACCAGGTGagcccccaccaccaccacctcgaCGCCAAGGCCAGCTACCAGCTCTTCCGCCGCGGCGCGCCGCCCAAGCCGGCCTTCAGCTGGGCGGACCACCCCTCCCTCGTCACGGACGCCGTCGAGCACGGCTGGCCGCGCTTCGCTTTCACCGCGGTGGCCGTGCAATCGTCGCCGTCCGTCAGGTCCGCGCGCTCGCTCCTCGGCGCCTGCGCCACCGGAGATCACGGCGGCGATCGCGGCGTCGAGGTCGGCTGGGAGGTCTGCGAGGGATCGGCTGATTTTATGCAGAAAATTCGATTGAATCCCGACGTGAAGAGCGCAGGGAGCTCGTCaattgcggcggcggcggtgatcAGGACGGCGCTGCCGCTGCCGGGGCCGAATTTGGGGAATTCGTCGTTCCCGCAGGAGGCGTATTTCGAGGTCACGGTTGTGGCGTGCAGCGAAAATTCAAATCAGGCCAACAGGGAGAGGAGAGGGAGATCGGAAGGGGATGATAAGATCAAGCTGATCGACGAGGATTTTAACGCGAAAAACAGCCCGGATTCATTGAATCATGGCGCGAGCAGCCATAGCCAGAGAAGGAGCAAGGTCGAGGAGGGCATAATTGCTAAAAATGAAGCTGTTTTGCTGTGTGTGGGGTTGACAGGGCTCAATCCTCTTCCGTTTAGGATTCCGGGCACTTTTCCGGCTTCCATTGGCTTCAATTCCaccggctctctctctctagatg GAACCAAGCTCGTGCCAGAGTCCGAGGCCGACAACTGGGGGAGGACGGACAAGGTGGTCGGGTGTGGCTACAATCCAGGGCAGAGGAAGGTTTTCTTCACGGTTGACTCCCAAGTAGTCCATGAGATCCAGTGCAAGACCGAGGACTACTGCACCCCCCTCTACCCGACCCTGGCGGCCAATGGGGATGTCGTGCTTTTGGTGAACCTCGGGCAGAGCCCCTTCAGGTTTGCGCCTGCAAATATGCAACGGACTCCCAACCCTTGCTTCATCGGGCCCATGGGAACCTCCCCTGCCCTAGGGTTTGAAGATAGCAAGGAGCTTTTCTCAATGGGAAGGATTGATTCGTTGTGGATGCAGAGGAGTGCAGCCAGAAGCAACAACAACACAGTGAATAGCATCAAAGCTATGGAAGAATATGATCAAGAATCTGAGGGTGATTTGTTTGAAATTGTCTTGGAAAGTTCTGGAAGATCTCCCTATACTACTCTAAACATTCATTAG